A DNA window from Maribellus comscasis contains the following coding sequences:
- the folK gene encoding 2-amino-4-hydroxy-6-hydroxymethyldihydropteridine diphosphokinase — MNYAIVGIGSNIDAETNIKNMLTNLKQRVNVIKVSPLLKTKPIGIENQPDFTNGAVKIETGLNRENLIKLLKSIENEMGRDRSQSKFGPRCIDLDLVVWNGEIVDQDYYTRDFLRDSVKNVL, encoded by the coding sequence ATGAATTATGCAATTGTTGGTATCGGTTCCAATATTGATGCTGAAACGAATATCAAAAATATGCTGACCAACCTGAAACAGAGAGTAAATGTAATTAAAGTTTCACCTTTACTAAAAACCAAACCGATAGGAATTGAAAATCAACCCGATTTTACAAACGGCGCTGTAAAGATTGAAACCGGGTTAAATCGTGAAAATTTAATCAAATTGCTAAAATCCATTGAGAACGAAATGGGTAGGGATCGTAGCCAATCAAAATTTGGACCTCGTTGTATCGATTTGGATCTTGTGGTTTGGAACGGTGAAATTGTGGATCAGGACTATTATACCCGCGATTTTTTGAGAGATAGTGTTAAAAATGTATTGTAG
- a CDS encoding riboflavin synthase has translation MFSGIVEEFGTVVKIEKEQENVHFTLTCSFAGELKVDQSLSHNGVCLTVVEVNKDAKTYKVTAIKETLLKSNLGLLEEGSKVNLERSMMMNGRLDGHIVQGHVDQTASCTKVEEADGSWYYTFEYAFDIEKAKQGYMTVEKGSVTVNGVSLTVVNSKNNSFQVAIIPFTQEVTNFHTFTEGTVVNLEFDIIGKYLSKLNSFVQ, from the coding sequence ATGTTTTCAGGAATTGTAGAAGAATTTGGAACAGTAGTAAAAATCGAAAAAGAGCAGGAAAATGTACATTTTACGCTGACTTGTTCTTTTGCCGGTGAATTGAAAGTAGATCAAAGCCTTTCGCATAACGGTGTTTGTTTAACAGTAGTTGAAGTAAATAAGGATGCGAAAACATATAAAGTTACCGCCATAAAAGAAACACTTTTAAAATCAAATTTAGGTTTGCTGGAAGAAGGTTCAAAGGTAAATCTGGAACGGAGTATGATGATGAATGGCCGGCTCGACGGGCACATTGTTCAGGGGCATGTGGATCAAACAGCAAGCTGTACAAAAGTAGAAGAAGCAGATGGAAGCTGGTATTATACATTTGAATATGCCTTTGATATTGAAAAGGCAAAGCAGGGGTATATGACCGTTGAAAAAGGGTCGGTGACCGTAAACGGAGTTAGTTTAACAGTGGTAAATTCAAAAAATAATTCGTTTCAGGTGGCCATCATTCCTTTTACGCAGGAAGTAACCAACTTTCATACTTTTACCGAAGGCACAGTTGTGAATCTTGAATTTGATATTATTGGAAAATATCTGAGCAAATTAAATTCTTTTGTTCAATAA
- a CDS encoding dihydroneopterin aldolase: MAKIRIKNLLIRTYIGFNPDELVNKQDVMINMEIDAEIPEGAMEKDEPDNIFDYKTITKRVISHVQEGRFKLLEVLTQSILDLIMEDPKVKWARVEVDKPHALRFAESVSIEMEAKR, encoded by the coding sequence ATGGCAAAAATCAGAATAAAAAATCTGCTCATAAGAACCTATATTGGATTTAATCCTGACGAATTGGTTAACAAACAGGATGTAATGATAAATATGGAAATCGATGCTGAAATTCCGGAAGGTGCGATGGAAAAAGACGAACCTGATAATATTTTCGATTATAAAACCATTACAAAAAGAGTAATTTCACACGTTCAGGAAGGGCGTTTCAAATTGCTGGAGGTACTTACACAAAGTATTCTGGATTTAATCATGGAGGACCCCAAAGTTAAATGGGCGAGGGTGGAAGTAGATAAGCCACATGCACTTCGGTTTGCAGAGTCAGTTTCTATTGAAATGGAGGCAAAAAGATGA
- a CDS encoding lipoprotein signal peptidase, whose product MNFSRRSKSLAIIFLILIVDQILKIWIKTSMSLGDEIVVFKDWFILHFVENNGMAFGFEFAGEYGKMFLSVFRILAVVAIGWYLSKLYKQKEIPFGFIASISLILAGAVGNIIDSLFYGMIFNHSYGQVATLFPDGGGYAGFLHGRVVDMFYFPLFSGTYPGWLPFVGGNDYLFFRPVFNIADSAITVGIFSILIFYRKYFNKLDEKPVSEEENTTKEEEAKVEN is encoded by the coding sequence ATGAATTTTTCACGACGCAGTAAATCATTGGCAATAATATTTTTAATTCTGATTGTTGATCAGATTTTGAAAATTTGGATAAAAACAAGCATGTCTCTTGGCGATGAAATTGTGGTTTTTAAAGATTGGTTTATTCTTCATTTTGTCGAAAATAACGGAATGGCTTTTGGTTTTGAATTTGCCGGTGAATACGGGAAAATGTTTCTAAGCGTTTTCCGGATTTTGGCGGTCGTTGCCATTGGCTGGTATTTGTCAAAATTATACAAGCAGAAAGAAATTCCTTTTGGATTTATTGCAAGTATTTCTCTTATTCTGGCGGGAGCTGTTGGCAACATTATCGATAGTTTGTTTTACGGAATGATATTTAATCACAGTTACGGGCAGGTCGCAACTCTGTTCCCTGATGGTGGCGGATATGCCGGCTTTTTGCATGGCAGGGTGGTGGATATGTTTTATTTTCCACTGTTTAGCGGTACCTACCCCGGCTGGTTACCTTTTGTTGGTGGGAATGACTATCTGTTTTTCAGACCGGTTTTTAATATTGCTGATTCAGCGATAACGGTTGGAATTTTTTCGATACTAATTTTTTACCGCAAATATTTTAACAAACTGGATGAAAAACCGGTTTCCGAAGAAGAAAATACAACAAAAGAAGAGGAGGCTAAAGTAGAAAACTAA
- the cysS gene encoding cysteine--tRNA ligase — MENQFVIYNTISRKKEVFEPLVPGKAGLYVCGPTVYSNSHLGHARAYITFDLLFRYLTHLGYKVRYVRNITDVGHLEDEEEETGEDKISKKARLEKLEPMEVVQMYMNTFHRNMDDLNVIRPSIEPRASGHIIEQQEMIESILENGYAYESNGSIYFDVEKYNKEYNYGKLSGRNLEDIKTNTRVLDGQSEKKNSFDFALWKKATPEHIMRWPSKWSDGFPGWHLECSAMSTKYLGEQFDIHGGGMDLRFPHHECEIAQSTASQGKEAVRYWMHNNMITINGQKMARSLGNFITLDELFTGNHEVLKQAYSPMTIRFFILQAHYRSTIDFSNEALQASEKGLERLMTALQTLDKLTASKQSTVNVSELKESCLAALNDDMNSPIAIAHLFEGVKMINSLKAGNETISGEDLKELTDFYKTTVFDILGLKEENSEKSQDNEVLEGVIDLLLKLRQEAKANKDWGTADKIRNELNELGVEIKDTKDGFEWLLK; from the coding sequence ATGGAAAATCAGTTTGTCATTTACAACACAATTTCACGAAAAAAAGAAGTATTTGAACCCCTCGTTCCGGGGAAAGCCGGATTGTATGTTTGTGGTCCAACCGTTTACAGCAATTCGCATTTGGGGCATGCCCGCGCTTACATCACATTCGATTTGCTCTTCAGGTACCTTACACATTTGGGATACAAGGTGCGTTATGTCAGGAACATTACAGATGTTGGACACCTGGAGGATGAGGAAGAGGAAACGGGTGAAGACAAAATTTCAAAAAAAGCCCGGCTGGAAAAGCTGGAACCCATGGAAGTGGTTCAGATGTACATGAATACTTTCCATCGGAATATGGATGATTTAAATGTTATCAGACCAAGTATTGAGCCACGAGCTTCAGGGCATATTATTGAGCAACAGGAAATGATCGAATCGATTCTGGAAAACGGTTATGCCTATGAGTCGAACGGTTCGATTTATTTTGATGTTGAAAAGTATAACAAAGAATACAACTACGGAAAACTATCAGGAAGAAACCTTGAAGATATAAAAACAAACACCCGTGTGCTTGACGGGCAAAGTGAAAAGAAAAATTCCTTTGATTTTGCTCTGTGGAAAAAGGCGACACCGGAACACATTATGCGCTGGCCATCCAAATGGAGCGATGGTTTTCCGGGCTGGCATCTGGAATGTTCGGCGATGAGTACAAAATATTTGGGTGAACAATTTGATATTCATGGCGGAGGGATGGATTTGAGATTCCCTCATCACGAGTGCGAAATTGCACAGTCAACAGCCAGTCAGGGGAAAGAAGCCGTTCGTTACTGGATGCACAATAACATGATTACAATAAACGGTCAGAAAATGGCCCGGTCGCTCGGAAATTTTATTACGCTCGATGAATTATTTACCGGAAATCATGAGGTGCTGAAACAGGCTTATTCTCCGATGACCATCAGGTTTTTTATTTTACAGGCGCACTACCGCAGTACGATTGATTTTTCAAATGAAGCTTTGCAGGCATCGGAAAAAGGCCTGGAGCGTTTGATGACTGCCTTACAAACACTGGATAAACTTACTGCTTCGAAACAGTCAACTGTTAATGTTTCTGAGTTAAAAGAAAGCTGTCTTGCTGCTTTAAACGATGATATGAACAGCCCGATTGCCATTGCACATCTTTTTGAAGGCGTTAAAATGATTAATTCATTAAAGGCCGGAAACGAAACAATTTCGGGCGAAGATTTAAAAGAGCTAACGGATTTTTATAAAACGACGGTGTTTGATATTCTGGGATTGAAGGAAGAAAATAGTGAAAAAAGCCAGGACAATGAAGTTTTGGAAGGGGTCATTGACTTGTTGCTGAAATTGCGACAGGAAGCGAAAGCGAACAAAGATTGGGGAACGGCGGATAAAATCAGAAATGAGTTGAACGAACTGGGGGTGGAAATTAAAGACACCAAAGATGGATTTGAGTGGTTGTTAAAATAA
- a CDS encoding SDR family NAD(P)-dependent oxidoreductase, with translation MEKTALITGASKRVGKALTEHLASNGWNVVIHYNRSEKAAQELADSLKQKFPKQFFEIVKANLFEIEEVEGLISKVVTEYGRFHLLINNASVFDPGDIEETDVKLFDTQMSVNLKAPFFLTRDFARVCREGNIINFVDTRITSNKSNFSAYSLSKKTLWELTKMAALEFAPEIRVNAIAPGVTLAPEDKDEKYLQKMAGKIPMKKPGGMLPVLQSLDYIIQNEHLTGQLLFADGGENLGQKA, from the coding sequence ATGGAAAAAACAGCATTAATTACCGGGGCATCTAAACGGGTGGGAAAAGCCTTAACCGAACACCTGGCTTCAAACGGTTGGAATGTTGTTATTCATTACAACAGATCTGAAAAAGCTGCACAGGAATTGGCTGATTCGTTAAAACAAAAATTTCCAAAACAATTTTTTGAAATCGTTAAAGCCAATCTTTTTGAAATAGAAGAAGTGGAAGGGTTAATATCCAAAGTGGTTACAGAATATGGCAGGTTTCATTTGTTAATCAATAATGCATCGGTGTTTGACCCCGGGGATATAGAAGAAACTGACGTTAAGCTTTTTGATACGCAAATGAGTGTAAATCTGAAAGCTCCTTTTTTTTTAACTCGGGATTTTGCAAGGGTGTGCAGAGAGGGAAACATTATCAATTTTGTAGATACCAGGATTACAAGCAATAAATCAAATTTTTCAGCCTATTCACTTTCAAAAAAAACATTGTGGGAGCTGACAAAAATGGCTGCATTGGAGTTTGCTCCGGAAATCAGGGTGAATGCAATTGCGCCCGGTGTAACTTTAGCTCCCGAAGATAAAGATGAAAAATACCTGCAGAAAATGGCCGGCAAAATCCCGATGAAAAAGCCGGGTGGTATGTTGCCTGTTTTGCAAAGTTTAGACTATATCATTCAAAATGAACATTTAACAGGTCAGCTCCTTTTTGCTGATGGCGGAGAAAACCTTGGACAAAAAGCTTAA